TAAACAGCAGGTTGCTACTGGTAGTTCTTATGTTTAAATGTCTTTGTCATCACTTAACttgaaaaaatgttcatgcaaaGTAAGtgaaatattacattatattCTAACCGCAATGCAGTTAAGACAACCCATTTGCCAGTCACTGCAATCCATTCCTCTCACAGACTGAAAGGTGGTCTTGGGTTTTTGACTTGAATCTATAGCTTCAGGGTTCAAAACACTGGTACTGACAGGCCcaaatgttgtgcctttgggaaagacagcagctttacacctatttcctcacttgactcaggtgaaaatgagtacctagctttggttagggacatcctcttggatggtacgtaaagccggaggtcccgtgtAAGAGGgcagccacacctcgagcatgttaaagaacccatcacacttattgaaaagagaaggggtccatCCCTGTGTGAGTCAGGATATAACCTATCAGTCTATTCTGGCACagcttgtacaaaactggtgtgttacgcccaaATTCGTTTTTCCAGTTGTGCAGAACAAAATAATTCAGACTTTCTTCTATTTCCACTGCTTGACTGCAAATGGACATGTAACATGGCTGGTaccctagcctgagtgtcatcctgtttggGGAACCTAGAGCCTGGAActtaacaggatgacactcaggccacaccaatctaatttcttggttaacagattttttgttttaaatttcaacaacaacaaaattatgaaaacagaaggctggggtgaaaacttgcaggTGACCCTTTTCACTTCctaaaattgtgtgcaccaaagtacaaactttcgtctgagattctgttttcctgttgattttccaagctagcattttttttaaaattccgttaaaccaagaaattaaaatggtgtcagtgacactcaggctacaacAAAATGTTGCTGGTACCCAGATTATTATCCCTAACAATTATGCTATTACTAACCtgtttcattctttgtttttccttgttactacaaaaatatgtaaaacCAATAAATAAGATCATTTTAAAAAGGACTTAACTTTTAGTATACATTTGTGCCTATCTTTCTTCCAAAACCCACTCCAGTCTCTTACCCCCATGTTCTCTTTGCAGTTTCTCTAAATGTGATAGATATTCTTCCTGTGTCATATTTTTACCTGATAGAACATAATGATGTAAAGTTTTGGCACCAAACCCTGCTCTATCATACATCTGTAGCCACATGTCCATTTTTCCCTGGTTTTGTGGTAACTTTGGCCTTGGGCAGCCATAGTGGTCCTTCGTAGCTACATGCCTGACAACATGGAGATTCTCCATCATGTCTCTGTGAATTCTATTGCACATAAAACATTCAAACCCCTCAATGAAGTTTATTTTGGTGTAGTCATCTATACCCCATTCTCTCGTCTTCATATGTCTGATGAGCTTCTCGTTTGTGACCTTGACGAACTTGTAGTCCAAGTATTTTTCATACTCAGCATCGTCGTTGTTAAGGTTGGTCAAAAACTCAGCGAGCTCTTTTGGACCTGAGAAGTCGCTCGCAAGTATCGCAGACTTGTTACTTGGCAGCCAATCTTTGATGCTCGGGGATCCAAAATAGATGGGCACTGAACCGAGATGCAGTGGACGCCACAGTTTCTCTGTGATGTAGTCCTCGCAAACCGCATTCTCGAAGGCTAGAGTGAACTTGTACTGGGCCATGATTTTGTAGAAGTCTGAGTCATCCATTGTCAGTGGGTCCTCTAGCTTCTTAGGTAAGTCTTTATTATGAAGACACTGTCCGTAAGCATCCACACCTATGTATTGCATCAGCTCCTTTACATAATTGTCTCTGTCCGAAGGTGGATCACAGTCGGCATGAACGTAAACAAGAGGAGACAAAGGGAGAGAATTTTTCGTCTTCGTCGGTACGAAATATTTCTTATCAGTCAGGTCGTCGAGTTTGCCCAAGTACTGAGTTGTGAGAGGATAGTCCGAGTGTCTGCGGAACGTGGCGGTGTGGTTGAAGAGGTTCATGACTGGCTCGTGGCAGAGAAGGTAGTTGTTTTTTGGCGACTCCTCGTGGAAGAGTGCCCATTCATGGTGTGCCTtcctggggagggggaggtCCTTGGGACTGAAGTCCGTTCCATAAAACACAAACACCtgcaagaaaaaacaatattcaaatgaaaaatcaaaacatatccTGTTACAAGATAACTCTTACACCTGGCCTGTCAAGCACCCAGTGcagccaaccacctccagtGATAAGCCACATTTAAACAGTCCTGTCcaattttaatgtttttttaagaCCCTCTCATCAGATGAAACCACCCCAGTCACTGACTGATCTTTCTCGGTCCCTTTAGGGGTCGTTGTGTACTTAATGTGTTGTATCATCATTTGGTTGTGACAATTTCATGGGTATAGATAATAGGcaaattttgttgtctttcatgagAAGACCCTGCCATGGCCTTACTTTCATTTACCAATCCCTTCTTGAAAAAGACTACAAACTGTATCAGTGTATGTTTCTGAAAACCTGACGCACTGAAATGCTTGGAGGTACCAGTATTAAGAGTGCTTGAATTAAGGTTATCAAAGCCTTGATTAATTGTATAAAGTGCCCGGCTACACTTAACCCTTAATACTGttttgtgtgtgggccacgacaccagaaacagctgcctgtggcccacgtgtattgtactgtttgcCATCtcaataaatcacaaatcaaATCACAACCCACCTGTGTTTTGGGGTGATCCTTGAAGTGTCTGTCCACAGTAAAGAAGCACTTTCCAAGGTCACACTGCTTCACTTTCCCTCGCTCTCCTGTCAAAGGTGTCCACCAAAGTATGATGGGAACTTTGATGTCCATTTTGGAAACGGAAATGTTATCCCTGTCATGTTCATCAAGGTCATCTGAAACAAACGGCATGCTTTTTTTACTCCAGTGTCCTTTTtcagttaaccttctccctgctgtctagacgcggcgactgttggagggcttcttttacttgcagtcttACACCTAcgggctaatgtataagactgcaagtaatagaagccctccaacagtcgccgcggctacctactgcctaactctgtaaccaatagagaatggggtgccaaactaACGGctaagaaatgaaaaagaatgaTCCCTACACTTTGTAAATTGACTTCCAATTGAGCTTCGTCTATGTTATTTCAAATTGACAGACACATTTGTatctgtaatatatatatagctggtataactgtcGTTCtttataacacaccagcttcaaaaGCATAaagcgcagcagcagctggttatataacaATGAACGACCTTTCACACCTAACCTATGCACATCTTGCTGCAAGCATTTATTTAAAGCTTTAGGGATAGTAGACATATGGATAGAGAGTAGGCATTAATTAAAAGTTGGACATTCTAATTTTTTCAATCTTAAGAAACACAGATGGTCTATCTGAAAGTGCTCAGAGGTTAAGGTGACAGGAGTTAAACATTTAATAGACATCATAGCTCATATCAGTTTCTTCACTGTTAAAATCAAATTTTACCACTGGAATGTCATCATTACATCGGATGTAAGtgtacttgtttttgtttggttgCTTTTGTGCCTAGTAGCATATGCATTCGAGCCAGCAAGCTATTCTGGCTATGTctgaccgttcggtgtaatatgaccagctgctgccgagccgcgtgcctgcgatgctggtgtgttacacctaatggcggttataccggctatatagatacagattcagataTCTGAAGTAAGTTccgaagtacaatgtatataggaAGAGCAGGTTTATTGTGTACATTGTTTAAGTATTATAGGTTACATATAAATACATCCCTAATGTTCTCATACCCCTTAACCATAACCCTAACaaaggggtgttggaacataggaaTGTCCCTATTTAAGTAATTATATACTAACCAAGAACAAGTCTTCCTCCGTAGTCCACACTTCTCTCCATCCATAGTCCATCCTCTAAGAGATCCCATTTCTCCTCCTCATTGTGTAATCTTGCTAGGATCTGTTAGTAGAAAATTGGTCATACAGTCATCAATTgtagcatttacagtacatacgCACATaacagaacccaccacacctttcgaaaaagagtaggggcatgccccggtgtgtgctggtccaaatccttctgtctggagttggtgattcactacaaatcatccggatggaggcctggtgaacctccatctcgtatcagccattcggtgatttacaccattcaccagGACGGGAGACCTgacgcatccccgtcttgtatcagccaacgaaagggtatgtcaccctgcaaggggcggtataaccccgacggtgcatgTCGCACGTAAACACGTTGCACttaagcacgtcgactacctac
The nucleotide sequence above comes from Branchiostoma lanceolatum isolate klBraLanc5 chromosome 14, klBraLanc5.hap2, whole genome shotgun sequence. Encoded proteins:
- the LOC136448358 gene encoding alpha-(1,3)-fucosyltransferase 10-like, whose translation is MAALGRYFRVVFVLIVVFFFIICFQILARLHNEEEKWDLLEDGLWMERSVDYGGRLVLDDLDEHDRDNISVSKMDIKVPIILWWTPLTGERGKVKQCDLGKCFFTVDRHFKDHPKTQVFVFYGTDFSPKDLPLPRKAHHEWALFHEESPKNNYLLCHEPVMNLFNHTATFRRHSDYPLTTQYLGKLDDLTDKKYFVPTKTKNSLPLSPLVYVHADCDPPSDRDNYVKELMQYIGVDAYGQCLHNKDLPKKLEDPLTMDDSDFYKIMAQYKFTLAFENAVCEDYITEKLWRPLHLGSVPIYFGSPSIKDWLPSNKSAILASDFSGPKELAEFLTNLNNDDAEYEKYLDYKFVKVTNEKLIRHMKTREWGIDDYTKINFIEGFECFMCNRIHRDMMENLHVVRHVATKDHYGCPRPKLPQNQGKMDMWLQMYDRAGFGAKTLHHYVLSGKNMTQEEYLSHLEKLQREHGGKRLEWVLEER